From Apium graveolens cultivar Ventura chromosome 9, ASM990537v1, whole genome shotgun sequence, the proteins below share one genomic window:
- the LOC141684718 gene encoding sm-like protein LSM5 — MANNPSQLLPSELIDRCIGSKIWVIMKGDKELVGTLRGFDVYVNMVLEDVTEYEFTAEGRRVTKLDQILLNGNNIAILVPGGSPDPE; from the exons ATGGCTAACAACCCTTCACAGCTTCTCCCTTCAG AGCTAATAGATCGATGTATTGGGTCAAAGATTTGGGTGATTATGAAAGGAGACAAGGAACTTGTTGGAACTCTCAGAGGTTTTGATGTTTATGTCAACATGGTTCTTGAAGATGTTACTGAATA TGAATTCACTGCTGAAGGGCGTAGAGTAACAAAGCTCGACCAGATCTTGCTTAATGGAAACAACATTGCGATT CTGGTCCCTGGTGGTTCCCCTGATCCAGAATGA